Genomic window (Streptomyces sp. NBC_00078):
TCGTCGGTGTCCCCAAGACCATCGACAACGACATCGCCGTCACGGACGTCACGTTCGGCTTCGACACGGCCGTCGGCGTCGCGACCGAGGCCCTGGACCGGCTGAAGACCACCGCCGAGTCGCACCAGCGCGTCATGGTCGTGGAGGTCATGGGCCGGCACACCGGCTGGATCGCGTTGCACTCCGGCATGGCGGCCGGCGCCCACGCCATCGTCGTACCGGAACGGCCCTTCGACATCGAGGAGTTGGCCCGGAAGGTCGGCGAGCGGTTCGAGGCGGGCAAGCGGTTCGCCATCGTCGTCGCGGCCGAGGGGGCCAAGCCGAAGGCCGGGTCCATGGCGTTCGACGAGGGTGGCAGGGACATCTACGGCCACGAGCGCTTCGCCGGGATCGCCAACCAGCTCTCCATCGAGCTGGAGGAGCGGCTGGGGAAGGAAGCGCGGCCGGTCATCCTGGGGCATGTGCAGCGGGGCGGTACGCCGACCGCGTACGACCGGGTGCTCGCCACCCGTTTCGGCTGGCACGCCGTGGAGGCCGTGCACCGGGGCGAGTTCGGCAAGATGACCGCACTGCGCGGCACGGACATCGAGATGGTGTCGCTGGCGGAGGCGGTCGAGACGCTGAAGACGGTGCCGGTGGAGCGTTACGACGAGGCGGAGTGCGTCCTCTAGCACGCCACCAGGTGCGTCACCAAGTGCCTCGCTTCGTACGTCGCCCAGTGCGTCCTCGTACGTCATTGGTCTTGAACGGAATGTAAGAGTCCGCCCCCGGTCGCAGCAGCGGCCGGGGGCGGTTCTAGTCTGGGTCCGGACAGACAGCGCACAACCCCCACGAATCAGGAGCCGTTGGATGGATCACAGCGGGCACGGCATGACCATGGATCTGCCGCCGTTCACGCTGGGGCGGGGTCTTCAGTGGTCGGCGGACCCGTTCTTCCTCGTGGCCTGCCTCGTGGGACTCGCGCTGTACGCGTACGGCGTCGTACGGCTGCGGCGGCGCGGTGACAAGTGGTCGCCGGCGCGGACCGTCTCGTTCGTCCTCGGTCTGCTGACCGTCGGGCTCGTGATGTGCACGAAGCTCAACGACTACGGCATGGTCATGTTCAGCGTGCACATGGTGCAGCACATGATCATCAGCATGCTGTCGCCGATCCTGATCCTGCTCGGCGCGCCGGTCACCCTCGCACTGCGCGCGCTGCCGACCGCAGGGAAGGGCCGCAGGGGTCCGCGTGAGCTGCTGCTGATGCTGCTGCACAGCCGGTACATGCGGATCATCACGCACCCGGCCTTCACCATTCCGCTGTTCATCGCGAGCCTGTACGCGCTGTACTTCACCCCGATCTTCGACTTCCTGATGGGCTCCAAGACGGGGCACGTCGCGATGATGGTGCACTTCCTGGCCGTGGGTGTGGTCTTCTTCTGGCCGATCATCGGCGTGGATCCCGGGCCGCAGCGGCCGGGTTATCTGATGCGGATGCTGGAGCTGTTCGCGGGCATGCCGTTCCACGCGTTCTTCGGCATCGCGCTGATGATGGCGTCGACGCCGATGGTGGAAACGTTCAGGAACCCGCCCGCCTCGCTCGGCATCGACGCGCTCTCCGACCAGACCGCGGCCGGCGGCATCGCCTGGGCGTTCAGCGAGGTGCCCTCCGTCCTGGTGCTGCTCGCGCTGCTGTTCCAGTGGTACGGCTCCGAACAGCGGCAGGCCAAGCGCCAGGACCGCGCCGCCGACCGGGACGGCGACAAGGAACTCGAGGCATACAACGCCTATTTGGCCTCATTGAACGCACGGGGCCGTTGAAGGCTTCGCCATTCGGAAGCATTCAGTAGCATGAAGTGCATCGGGGGAACCGCCTGGGGGGGCGGTAATGACACTTCGCGCATTTATGCAAGGAACCGGGAAATCGGCGATCCGTAAGATCGCCGTCCTGCTCTTCTTCGTTCTGACGCTCAGCGGCTGTGATCGAAGCGCGCCACCGCTCATGGTGAAGGCGGTGGCCGCGGGAGTTCCTTCGCTCGCGCCTTTCTTCGACGAGAGCGGCCGTCTTGGCCATGACGCCGTGGTCAGGTCGCAGGCCGTGCACGGGAGTCTGCAGCAAGGGGACACACCAGGCCTGTACGGGGGCACGAGGAAGCCGACCATCTGCGACGTCAAGCAGCTCAAGGCCTTCCTCACGGACCCCGGGAACAGGCGCAAGGCGCAAGCCTGGGCGACCGCACCGGGCATCACCACGGCCGGGATCCCGGGATATCTGGACCGGCTCACTCCTGTGCTCCTGCGTCACGACACTCTCGTACTGAACCACGACTACAAAAAGGGAAAGGCCGTCCCCTACAACTCCTTGCTGCAGGCGGGAGTCGCCGTTCTCGTCGACGAACAGGGACTTCCGGCTGTGAAGTGCTCGTGCGGAAATCCACTCCGCCCCTTCACGGACGACACGAACAGGATTTCGGTCAAGTTCGAGGACGGCAACAAGAAATGGCGGGGATACCGGCCCTCATCCGTGGTGGCCGTGCGGCCCGCGCCGCGGAGCATGGAGCGGCTCGCTCTGGTCGACGTCGACGATCCCGGCCGGGGCATCGACCGGCCGGCCGGCACGACGGGCGCCCACGACAGGACCTTCGACACCCGCAAGCAGCGTGCGGTGCCCGACCTCGCCGGGACCCTGTTCGGAGAGGCGAGCCGACGGCTGGCCGACGAGGGGCTGGCGGTCGGGTACGACGGGAAGGAACGGCCGCCCGACGACGCACGGGTGACGGCATCGGACCCGCCGACGGGGACCGAGCTCGGGTTCGGGGAGTACGTGATGCTGAGCGTGGCCGGCAGGACGCCGGGAGGCGCGTCCGGGGGGACGTCCGACCGGTCGACCACTCCCCCGGCGCCGCCTTCGGTCCCCGAGCCGCCGTCCACCGCACCACCGTCCTCGCCTTACTGGCCGTCCTCGCCGTCTTCCCTGTCTTCCCCGTCCGTCTCGTCGAGCAGCGGGGCGGGGCCGTCGTCCTCCCCGCCCACGTCGAGCGCACCGCCCAGCTCCAAGGCACCCCCGTCGAGTGAGCCGCCCGGTTCGCCGCCGACGACGGCCGGCTCATCCCCGGCCGGCGATCCGGTCACCAGCAGCGCTCCGCCTCCCGGCGCCCCGGACACCACGAGCGCCCCGCCGCCCGAGACCGTCAGCGCTCCGGCCACCAGCGAGCCGCCGGCGAGCCGCGCCCCCGCCACGAGTGAGCCCGCGTCTTCGGGGCCCGCCTCGATCGCCATCACGTAGCGCCCCCGAGGAACCCGGGAGTCACCGGATGCATTCAGGATCACCGACGTCGGGAGTGGGCCGGGTCATCGCCGGCCGCTATCTGCTGCTGAACCCGCTCGGCAGCGGCGGCATGGGTCATGTGTGGCTCGCCCACGACCGGAGACTCGCCTGCGAGGTCGCGCTCAAGGAGATCGTGTTCCGGGACCCGGACCCGTCCGGCGACGAGCGGGAGGCCCGGGTCGCCCGCGCCCGCGCGGAGGCCCGGCACGCGGCGGGGCTGCGCGGCCATCCGCACGTGGTGACGGTGCACGACGTGCTGGAGCACGAGGGGCTGCCGTGGATCGTCATGGAGTACGTGGCGGGCGCCGTCGACCTGAAGGAGCTGGTCGATACGCGCGGACCGCTCGCGCCCGCCGAGTGCGCCCGCGTCGGGCTCGCCGTGCTGGACGCACTGACCGCCGGACACGAGCGCGGCGTCATGCACCGGGACGTGAAACCGGCGAACATCCTGCTCGCGCCGGACCGCACCGGGGCGCCGTACGGCCGCATCCTGCTCACCGACTACGGCATCTCGGTGCAGCCGGACACCGGGGAGACCCGGTACACGCTGGCGTCCGTACTGGTGGGGACGTCGGGCTATCTGGCGCCGGAGCGGGCCACGGGCGGTTCGCCCACCCCGGCCGCCGATCTGTTCTCGCTGGGCTGCACGCTCTACCACGGCGTCGAGGGCCTGGGCCCCTTCGAGCGCGAGTCACATCTCGCGGAGGTCACCGCGGTGGTCATGGAGGAGCCGCGTCCGGCCGTGCGGGCCGGTGCGCTGGGCCCCGTACTGCAGGCGATGCTGGTGAAGGATCCGGGGCGGCGGCCGTCCGCGACGGAGGCGGAGGCGGCGCTGTCGCGGATCGTCACGTCGCAGGCCGAGGCGTACACCCGTGCACAGGCCGACCCCGGTTCGCTGCCGCCCTGGGCCGCGATGTCACCCGGACCTGCCCCTTCGCCTCCTGCGCACGGCACCCGGCCGTACGGCTTCGGGCCCGTCGTCGTGTCGTCCCCGCCCTCCCACCGCCGCCGCGAGCTGCCGCGGGTCCTGCGGGCCGTCCTCGCCGCCTGTCTCGGTCTGGTGCTGGCCCTGGGCGGCGTCTGGTACGCGACGGCGCACCGGAAGAGCGGCGACGACGGGACGGAGTCGTCGCCGTACGGCACGGCCGTCGGGCTCACCCGGCCGCTCAAGGACGGGGAGTGCGTGCTCGTGGACTGGCCGGGCCCGGTGCGTTTCCAGGGCACGCCGCGCCTCGCCCCGGATCCGACCTGTACGGACAGGGCTCCCGACGGGCAGGTGACGGCGTTCGTGACGGCGGCGTCGGCGGATGAGGCGCGCAGGCTGGGGCCGGCCCGGTGCGAGCAGCGGACGCAGGAGATCCGGGAACGGCTGGCCGATGTCCGCAGCGTCGCCGTCGTGCCCACACAGTCCGGTTTCGACACCGCGGGACGGCGCACCGCCTGTCTGGTGCTCGGTGCGCACGGGCCGGTGTACGGGCCGCTCGGCGACCGGCGGAAGGCCGGCGCGGCCTTCGCCGACACGGCGAACATGCAGCGGCGCGACTGCCTGCGGATCCGTTCCGACCGGGACGCCCGCCTGGTGTCCTGCGGTGGTCCGCACGACGAGCAGGTGCTCGGTTTCACCCGGCTGGGCGCGGGCGTCACGCTCACCGACGCCCGTACGAAGTCGGACGCGTCGTGCGCGAAGGACGTGCCGCCGAGCGACTACGGCTTCGATCCGTCGGTCTACACGGCGGGCTCCTGGACCAGTGAGGGCCCGTGGAAGTCGGGCACGCATTTCGTCGTGTGCACCGTCCGGAAGCAGAACGGGGGCACCATAGAGGGGGACGAACCCTGAGGAGGGTGCCGCGATGCCCGGTTCTGCGGACAGTTCTACGAAGGTGATGGGGGCGGTCACGGTCGGCGGCCTCGTCGTTGTGACCGCCTACACGGTGGCGCTCGGCTCCAGCGGCTGGCTGTGGTTCGGCTGGGTCGTGCTGGGCCTGCTCACCCTCGGGATGGTGGCGACCCGCAGTACGTGACGCTCATTCCCCACTCAGCCGTCCGGCCGAGTGCACGCCCGGCTGGTACTTCGGCAGCCGGGCGGTGATCTTCATGCCCGCGCCCACGGCGGTCTCGATGACGAGCCCGTAGTCGTCGCCGTAGACCTGGCGCAGCCGGTCGTCGACGTTGGACAGCCCGATGCCGCCCGAGGGACTGATCTCGCCGGCGAGGATGCGGCGCAGCAGGCCGGGATCCATTCCGGCGCCGTCGTCCTCGATGACGACCAGGGCCTCGGCCCCTGCGTCCTGTGCGGTGATGCTGATGTGGCTCTTGCCCACGGGCGCCGCCTTGCCCTCCAGTCCGTGTTTGACGGCGTTCTCGACGAGCGGCTGCAGGCACAGGAAGGGCAGGGCGACCGGCAGCACCTCGGGGGCGATCTGCAGGGTGACGGAGAGGCGGTCGCCGAAGCGTGCCCGCACGAGCGCCAAGTAGTGGTCGATGGCGTGGAGTTCGTCCGCGAGGGTGGTGAAGTCGCCGTGCCTTCGGAACGAGTAGCGGGTGAAGTCGGCGAATTCCAGAAGGAGTTCGCGGGCCCGCTCGGGGTCGGTACGCACGAACGAGGCGATCACGGCGAGCGAGTTGAAGATGAAGTGCGGGGATATCTGGGCCCGAAGTGCCTTGATCTCGGCCTCGATCAGGCGGGTGCGGGACTGGTCGAGGTCGGCCAGTTCGAGTTGGACGCTCACCCAGCGGGCGACCTCCCCGGCGGCGCGGACGAGGACGGCGGACTCACGCGGGGCGCAGGCGACGAGGGCGCCGTGCACGCGGTCGTCGAGGGTGAGCGGGGCGACGACCGCCCAGCGCACCGGGCAGTCCGGGGTGTCGCAGCTGAGCCGGAATGCCTCGCCGCGGCCGGTCTGCAGCGGCCCGGCGAGGCGTTCCATGATCTCGGTGCGGTGGTGGCCGCCCACGCCGTCCCAGACCAGGACCTCCTTCCGGTCCGTCAGGCACAGGGCGTCCGTGCCGAGGAGGGTGCGGAGTCTGCGGGCGGACTTGCGGGCGGTCTCCTCCGTCAGGCCCGCCCGCAGCGGCGGCGCGGCGAGCGATGCCGTGTGCAGGGTCTCGAAGGTGGCGTGCTCTACGGGGGTGCCGAGGCCCCCGAGGCTCTCCGGGCGGGCCGTGCGTCTGCCGACCCAGAATCCGGCGGCCAGCAGGGGGAGGACGGCCACGCACAGACCGGCGAGGAATCCGCTCATGCCTTCGCCTCCGCCCGCAGCGCCTCCGGCAGATGGAAGCGCGCCAGAATCGCCTCCGTTCCGCTCGGCACCCGCCCGGGGGTGGCCAGGGACACCAGCACCATGGTGAGGAAGCCCAGCGGCACCGACCAGAGGGCGGGCCAGGCGAGCAGCGCGTGCAGCGTGCCGGTGCCCGGGAGGCCCGCCATGGTCACGGCCACGGCCACGAACGCGGAGCCGCCGCCGATCAGCATCCCGGCGGCCGCGCCCGGCGGGGTCAGCCGGCGCCACCAGATGCCGAGGACGAGCAGTGGGCAGAAGGACGAGGCGGACACGGCGAAGGCGAGCCCGACCGCGTCGGCGACCGGCAGCCCTCCCACGATGGCACTGGCGGCGAGCGGTACGGCCATCGACAGCACCGTGCCGAGCCTGAAGTGCCGTACACCGCGCGTGGGCAGGACGTCCTGGGTGAGCACACCGGCCACGGCCAGGGTCAGCCCGGACGCCGTGGACAGGAACGCGGCGAAGGCGCCGCCCGCCACCAGCGCGCCGAGCAGGTCGCCGCCGAGGCCGCCGATCATGCGGTCGGGCAGCAGCAGGACGGCGGCGTCCGCGTCACCGGTGAGGGTGAGTTCGGGGGTGTAGAGCCGGCCGAGGGCGCCGTAGAGGGGCGGCAGGAGGTAGAAGGCGCCGATCAGGCCGAGCACGGCGACCGTGGTGCGGCGGGCGGCGACGCCGTGCGGGCTGGTGTAGAAGCGGACGACGACGTGCGGCAGGCCCATGGTGCCGAGGAAGGTGGCGAGGATCAGCCCGTAGGTGGCGTACAGCGGGCGTTCCTCGCGGCCCGTCTCCAGGGAGGTCGACATGCCGCCGTTGGTGCCCCGGTCGGGCGTCGGGACGGGGGCGCCCTCGGCGAAGGTCAGCCGGGCGCCGGCCTCGATGCGGTGGGTGCCGGCGGGGAGGCGGATCCGCTGCCTGTCATGGGAGCGGCCGTCGATCGTGCCGCTCGCCGTCACGGTGAGCGGGCGGTCAAGGGTCAGGTCGAGTCCGTCGTCGACGCGTACGACGCGCTGCTCGCGGAAGGCCGCCGGCTCCTCGAAGGCATGGCTGGGTGCCCCGTCGCCCTGCCATGCGAGGACCAGGAACAGCGCGGGGACGAGCAGCGCGGTGAGCTTGAGCCAGTACTGGAAGGCCTGGACGAAGGTGATGCTGCGCATGCCGCCCGCGGCGACGGTCGCGACCACGACGATGGCCACGATCAGTCCGCCGAGCGACGGCGGCGCACCGGTCAGCACCGTCAACGTCAGCCCGGCGCCCTGGAGTTGGGGCAGCAGATACAGCCAGCCGACACCGACGACGAACGCCCCGGCCAGCCGTCGTACGGCATACGAGGCCAGCCGGGCCTCGGCGAAGTCGGGCAGCGTGTAGGCGCCGGAGCGGCGCAGCGGGGCGGCGACGAACAGGAGGAGGACCAGATAGCCGGCCGTGTAGCCGACGGGGTACCAGAGCATGTCGGGGCCCTGGACCAGGACCAGGCCGGCGATGCCCAGGAAGGAGGCGGCGGAGAGGTATTCGCCGCTGATGGCGGCCGCGTTGAGGCGGGGCCCGACGGTGCGGGAGGCCACGTAGAAGTCGGAGGTGGTGCGGGAGATGCGCAGGCCGAACGCGCCGACGAGGACGGTCGCCACGACGACGAGGGCGACGGCGGGGACTGCGTAGCTGGAATTCATCGGTCCTCGTTCACCGGTCCTCGTTCACCGGTCCTCGACGAGGCGCACGAAGTCCCGTTCGTTGCGCTCGGCGCGCCGTACGTACCACAGGGCGAGCAGGACCAGCGGGGGGTAGAGACAGAAGCCCAGGACCAGCCATTGCAGGCGGCGGGCGTCCGGCATGGCGGCGAACACCAGCGGCAGCGGGCCGATCAGCAGGCCGAGGAAGGCGAACACGGCGAGCGCGGCGCGGAGCTGGCTGCGCATCAGGGAGCGGACATAGGTGTGGCCGAGGGTGGTCTGCTCGTCGATCTCGGTGCGCGGCCGGTAGTAGCCGGAGGCCCGGCGGGTGCGGCGGGGCGGGCCGGTGACGACGACGCGCCGCTCGGCGGGGTCCTGGCCGGGCACGGTCAGGGCCTCCTCATCAGCAGGTCCCGCAGTTCGCGCGTGTGGCGGCGGCTGACCTGGAGTTCCTCCCCGCCGACCAGGACGCTCACCGTGCCCGCGTCCAGGCGGAGTTCGCCGACGTGGCGCAGGGCGACGAGGTGGCGGCGGTGGATTCGGACGAAGCCGCGGGAGCGCCAGCGCTCCTCCAGGGTGGACAGCGGGATCCGTACGAGGTGGCTGCCCCGGTCGGTGTGCAGGCGGGCGTAGTCGCCCCGGGCCTCGACGTGGGTGATGTCGCCGACGGCGACGAAGCGGGTCACACCGCCGAGTTCGACCGGTATGTGGTCGGGGTCGGGTTCGTGCACGGGGATGCGCGGGGCGGCGGTGCCGGTGAGTTCGGCGGCCCGGCGGACCGCCTCCGCCAGGCGTTCCCTGCGGACCGGCTTGAGCACGTAGTCGACGGCCTTGAGGTCGAAGGCCTGCACGGCGAAGTCCTCGTGGGCGGTGACGAACACGACCAGCGGCGGCTTCGCGAACCCGGTCAGCAGCCGGGCGAGGTCGAGGCCGTCGAGGCCGGGCATGTGGATGTCGAGGAAGACGACGTCGATCTCCTCGGGCCCGCCGGGACCGGACTCCAGCGCCCGGTTGATGCGGCGCAGCGCCTCGGTGGCGTCGCCGGCGCCCTCCGCGCTGCCGATGCGGGGATCGGCGTTCAGGAGATAGAGCAGTTCCTCCAGCGAGGGGCGTTCGTCGTCGACGGCGAGGGCGCGCAGCATGAACCCGGAGTGTAGGTGGAATCAGTACGCCAGGACATGTGCCGGGCGTGGACGTTCCTGCTGGATACAGTGCCGGCATGAACAGCAGGCCCGCGCCGTTCGACCAGACCGACCGGAAGATCATCAACGCGCTCATGGTCAACGCCAGGACGAGCTTCGCCGAGATCGGTGCGGCCGTCGGGCTGTCCTCCACGGCCGTCAAGCGGCGCGTGGACCGGCTGCGCGAGACAGGCGTGATCACCGGGTTCACGGCCACGGTGGAGCCGTCTGCGCTCGGCTGGCGCACGGAGGCGTACGTCGAGGTGTTCTGCGAGGGCGCGGCTCCGCCGCGGCGGCTCGCGGAGGTGGTCCGCAACCATCCGGAGATCACGGCGGCGATGACGGTGACCGGGGGCGCGGACGCGCTGCTGCATGTGCGGGCGCGGGACGTGGACCACTTCGAGGAGGTCCTGGAGCGGATCCGCGTCGAGCCCTTCATCCGGAAAACGATCAGTGTGATGGTGTTGTCCCATCTGCTCCCGGAAAGCCCGGAGGCGGGCGCCACCCAGCCCGCTCCCGAATAAACGTCCGGATGCGCAGCACAGCTGCGTTCAACCGGCCTAAGACGCAGCATTCCTGCGCAGACACGCAATTCCTGTCGCTTGTCGCGCGTCTCCGTCACTTCCTACCTTGGTGTCAACCCTCAGTCGACACCCCAGGAAGCGGAGGAACCCCTCTGTGTCCGACTCCCGTGTGCCGCGTCGGCGGCGCTTCCTCGTCTGCGAACCCAGACATTTCGCCGTGCAGTACGCGATCAACCCGTGGATGCAACCCGACGCCCAGGTCGACGTCGATCTGGCCCATCAGCAGTGGCAGGCGCTGATCGGCGCCTACCGGGCCCACGGCCACAGCGTGGACAACGTGGAGCCCGCCCCCGGCCTCCCGGACATGGTCTTCGCCGCGAACTCGGCGGTCGTCGTCGGCGGCCGCGTCTTCGGCTCGCTCTTCCATGCGCCGGAGCGGCGCCCGGAGTCCACGTTCTACGACATGTGGTTCAAGACTGCCGGCTTCGACGTCCACCGGCCCGAGTCCGTCTGCGAGGGTGAGGGCGACCTGGTCTGGACGGGTCGCTACGTCCTGGCCGGCACAGGCTTCCGTACGACCCGCGAAGCGCACCGCGAGGTGCAGGAGTTCTTCGGCCACCCGGTGATCAGCCTGACCCTGGTGGACCCGCGCTTCTACCACCTGGACACGGCGCTGTTCGTCCTCGACGACTCCGTCGACGGCAACAACATCTCCTACTACCCGGAGGCGTTCTCGCCGGGCAGCCGGGAGGTGCTCGCGCGGCTGTATCCGAACGCCGTGCTCGCCACCGCCGAGGACGCGATGTCCTTCGGCCTCAACTCCGTCTCCGACGGCCGCCACGTCTTCATCGCGCCCCAGGCCGAGGCGCTCACCTCCGCCCTCACCGACCGCGGCTACGTCCCCGTCCCCGTCGACCTGTCCGAGTTCCGCAAGGCGGGCGGGGGCATCAAGTGCTGCACTCAGGAGATCCGTTCATGACCGCTCCCGTCACCACGCGTACGTCCGCCGAGCTGATCCGCGCCGAGGAACCGGTCCTGGCGCACAACTACCACCCGCTGCCGGTGGTGGTCGCCGGCGCCGAGGGCGCCTGGGTCCAGGACGTCGAGGGCCGCCGCTACCTCGACATGCTGGCGGGCTACTCGGCCCTCAACTTCGGTCACCGCCACCCGGCCCTGATCGAGGCTGCCCACCACCAGCTGGACCGCCTGACCCTCACCTCGCGCGCCTTCCACAACGACAGGCTCGCCGAATTCGCCGAGCGGCTGGCCGGGCTGACCGGCCTGGACATGGTGCTGCCCATGAACACGGGCGCCGAGGCGGTGGAGAGCGCCATCAAGGTGGCCCGCAAGTGGGCGTACGAGGTCAAGGGCGTCCCCGCCGACCGGGCGACGATCGTGGTCGCCGCGGAGAACTTCCACGGACGTACGACGACGATCGTCAGCTTCTCGACGGACGAGACGGCACGGGCGGGCTTCGGCCCCTTCACCCCGGGCTTCCGGATCGTGCCGTACAACGACCTGGCGGCGCTGGAGGCGGCGGTCGACGAGACGACGGCCGCCGTGCTCATCGAGCCCATTCAGGGCGAGGCGGGTGTCGTCATCCCCGACGACGGCTATCTGTCCGGCGTGCGGGAGCTGACCCGCCGCAAGGGCTGCCTGTTCGTCGCGGACGAGATCCAGTCCGGGCTCGGCCGTACGGGCCGCACCCTCGCCGTCGAGCACGAGTCGGTCGTCCCCGACGTGCTGCTGCTGGGCAAGGCGCTGGGCGGCGGCATCGTCCCGGTCTCCGCGGTGGTCGCCCGCCGGGACGTGCTCGGCGTGCTGCGGCCGGGCGAGCACGGCTCGACGTTCGGCGGCAACCCGCTGGCGGCCGCGGTCGGCACGGCCGTCGTGGAACTGCTGGAGACGGGCGAGTACCAGCGCCGGGCGACCGAGCTGGGCGTCGTCCTGCGCGGCGGCCTGTCCGGCCTGGTCGGCAAGGGCGTGACCGGCTTCCGCGCGCGTGGCCTGTGGGCGGGCGTCGACATCGACCCGTCGATCGGAACGGGGCGCGAGATCGGCGAGCGGCTCCTTCGGGAGGGTGTCCTCGTCAAGGACACCCACGGCTCCACGATCCGGCTGGCGCCACCGCTGACGATCACCGGGGAGGAGCTCGGGTCGGCGCTGGGAGCACTGGAGCATGTTCTGGGTTCGTGACCCCGGTGGGGAGTAGGGGGCGGCCGGACGCCGCCCCCTACTCCCCACGGATCCCCCCACCCGGCGCCCGTAGGGTGAAGACTGAGTCAAGAGGTGGTAGACCACTCTCAGCGACAGAGAGGTCGGCCGTGGGCACTCACGAGGAGCAGGACGTCGCCCGGCAGCGGTTCGACGTGGCCGATGCCGTGCCCTTGTTGCTCGACGCACGGGGCGTGGTGATCAGCTGGACGCAGGACGCCCAGCGGCTGCTGAGGTACGCGGCTGCCGAGGTGGTGGGAACCGGGGTCAGCGGGCTGCTGCACGACGAGGACGCCGTGCGGCTGCCCGAGCTGGCCGAGCGGTGCCGCAGGGACGGCGGCTGGGCGGGGCTGCTGACCGCGCGCCGCAAGGGCGGCGAGCAGGTCAAGGTCATGGTGCGGGTCACCCCGGCGTCGGAGCCGGGAGGCGCGCAGCGCTGGCTGGTGCTGCTGTGCGACATGGCCGGGGCGCCGGGCTGGGACATGAGCCGCTCGGTGCTGGAGCAGATGGTCACGGGATCACCCGTCGGCATAGCG
Coding sequences:
- a CDS encoding Lrp/AsnC family transcriptional regulator, whose amino-acid sequence is MNSRPAPFDQTDRKIINALMVNARTSFAEIGAAVGLSSTAVKRRVDRLRETGVITGFTATVEPSALGWRTEAYVEVFCEGAAPPRRLAEVVRNHPEITAAMTVTGGADALLHVRARDVDHFEEVLERIRVEPFIRKTISVMVLSHLLPESPEAGATQPAPE
- the ddaH gene encoding dimethylargininase, with product MSDSRVPRRRRFLVCEPRHFAVQYAINPWMQPDAQVDVDLAHQQWQALIGAYRAHGHSVDNVEPAPGLPDMVFAANSAVVVGGRVFGSLFHAPERRPESTFYDMWFKTAGFDVHRPESVCEGEGDLVWTGRYVLAGTGFRTTREAHREVQEFFGHPVISLTLVDPRFYHLDTALFVLDDSVDGNNISYYPEAFSPGSREVLARLYPNAVLATAEDAMSFGLNSVSDGRHVFIAPQAEALTSALTDRGYVPVPVDLSEFRKAGGGIKCCTQEIRS
- the rocD gene encoding ornithine--oxo-acid transaminase; translation: MTAPVTTRTSAELIRAEEPVLAHNYHPLPVVVAGAEGAWVQDVEGRRYLDMLAGYSALNFGHRHPALIEAAHHQLDRLTLTSRAFHNDRLAEFAERLAGLTGLDMVLPMNTGAEAVESAIKVARKWAYEVKGVPADRATIVVAAENFHGRTTTIVSFSTDETARAGFGPFTPGFRIVPYNDLAALEAAVDETTAAVLIEPIQGEAGVVIPDDGYLSGVRELTRRKGCLFVADEIQSGLGRTGRTLAVEHESVVPDVLLLGKALGGGIVPVSAVVARRDVLGVLRPGEHGSTFGGNPLAAAVGTAVVELLETGEYQRRATELGVVLRGGLSGLVGKGVTGFRARGLWAGVDIDPSIGTGREIGERLLREGVLVKDTHGSTIRLAPPLTITGEELGSALGALEHVLGS